In the genome of Streptomyces globosus, one region contains:
- a CDS encoding metallophosphoesterase family protein gives MDLLLMSDTHLPVRAKALPPELLDLVPRADVVVHAGDWADEATLDLLEARARRLVAVFGNNDGPGLRARLPEVAYADLQGVRLGVVHETGPAKGREKRCAERFPDLDVLVFGHSHIPWDSTADGRLRLLNPGSPTDRRRQPHCTYMTARIGSSGLAGVRLHELPPRTPG, from the coding sequence GTGGACCTGCTGCTGATGTCCGACACCCACCTCCCCGTACGGGCCAAGGCCCTTCCCCCGGAGCTGCTCGACCTGGTGCCCCGCGCGGACGTCGTCGTCCATGCGGGCGACTGGGCCGACGAGGCGACCCTCGACCTCCTGGAGGCACGCGCCCGCCGCCTCGTCGCCGTCTTCGGCAACAACGACGGCCCCGGTCTGCGCGCCCGCCTCCCGGAGGTGGCGTACGCGGACCTCCAGGGCGTGCGCCTGGGTGTGGTCCACGAGACCGGCCCGGCCAAGGGCCGCGAGAAGCGCTGCGCCGAACGCTTCCCGGACCTGGACGTCCTGGTCTTCGGCCACAGCCACATCCCGTGGGACTCGACGGCCGACGGCCGTCTCCGCCTGCTGAACCCGGGCTCCCCCACGGACCGCCGCCGCCAGCCGCACTGCACGTACATGACGGCCCGCATCGGCTCCTCGGGCCTCGCCGGCGTACGCCTCCACGAACTCCCCCCGCGCACGCCCGGGTGA
- a CDS encoding acyltransferase, which translates to MSVRIQPSSQVDETAALGDGTTVWDLAQIREEARLGRGCIVGRGAYVGPGVRIGDNVKLQNHALVYEPAVLGDGVFIGPAAVLTNDFYPRAVDPEGRLKRGADWEAAGVVVEEGASLGARSVCVAGVRVGRWALVAAGAVVSRDVPDFALVAGVPARRIGWVGRAGVRLAERDGEPGVWECPRTGALHDERDGTLTERIPHRN; encoded by the coding sequence GTGAGTGTCCGCATCCAGCCCTCCTCCCAGGTCGACGAGACCGCCGCACTCGGGGACGGCACGACCGTCTGGGACCTGGCGCAGATACGGGAGGAGGCGCGGCTCGGCCGGGGATGCATCGTCGGCCGCGGAGCCTACGTCGGCCCGGGCGTGCGCATCGGCGACAACGTGAAGTTGCAGAACCACGCGCTCGTGTACGAGCCCGCCGTCCTCGGGGACGGGGTGTTCATCGGCCCGGCCGCGGTGCTCACCAACGACTTCTACCCGCGGGCGGTGGACCCCGAGGGGCGGCTCAAGCGGGGCGCTGACTGGGAGGCCGCCGGGGTGGTGGTGGAGGAGGGGGCTTCGCTGGGGGCCCGTTCGGTGTGCGTGGCCGGGGTGCGTGTGGGGCGGTGGGCGCTGGTGGCGGCGGGCGCCGTCGTCTCCCGGGACGTGCCGGACTTCGCGCTCGTCGCCGGGGTGCCCGCCCGGCGCATCGGCTGGGTGGGGAGGGCCGGCGTCCGCCTCGCCGAGCGGGACGGGGAGCCGGGCGTGTGGGAGTGCCCCCGCACCGGCGCCCTGCACGACGAGAGGGACGGCACCCTCACCGAACGCATTCCGCATCGGAACTGA